The window AACTTTGAGAGAATTTGAGTTTAATTTACTCCTGTAAGGGCCACTTAGCCCTTTGTCTTCATTCAACTTAAAGGCTACCGGAGGACATAAGGTTATGGGAAAACGCATTGGTATTTTGACCAGTGGCGGAGACTGTGCAGGTCTTAATGCTGCGATTCGGGCTGTGGTCTATCATGCCATAGGAACCTACGGTTATGAAGTCTTTGGAATTCATCAAGCCACATTAGGCTTATTGGAGCGTCCTCCAAAAGTGAAAGAATTAACTCGTACAAACATTCGTGGATTATTGCTTACTGGGGGAACCATATTAGGAACCACCAACAAGGGTGACCCTTTCGCTTATCCCATGCCCGATGGAACATTACTCGATCGCTCCCAAGAAATGATCGAAGGATATCACCAATTAGGGCTTGATGCCCTATTAGTGATTGGTGGAGATGGATCTCTAGCTATTCTGCGTAAACTGGCCCAACAAGGCAATATGAACATTATCGGTATCCCCAAAACCATTGATAATGACATTGGCATTACCGAACGCTCCATTGGCTTCCAAACGGCGGTTAATATTGCCACAGAAGCCTTAGACCGCCTCCAATTTACCGCCGCCAGCCATAGCCGAGTCTTAATTCTAGAAGTGATGGGCCGAGATGCGGGTCATATCGCCATCAGTGCTGGAATTGCTGGCGGTGCGGATGTGATCCTAATTCCCGAAATTCCCTACGATATTCAGAAGGTTTGTAAGCACATTGTTAACCGTCGAGAGCTGGGTAAAAGCTATTCTTTGGTGATTGTCTCTGAAGCGGTGAAAAGTGTTGAAGGTGGATCGATGACCAATGTAGTTGGTCTCGGAGAGAGTCGCTATGGAGGGATTGGCCAGGAGATTGCTAAAGGGATTACCTCGGAAATCGGCGCAGAAACACGGGTAACGGTGTTAGGCCATACCCAACGGGGAGGGATTCCCGCACCCATTGACCGCCTGGTGGCTTCGGCGTTTGGAGTAGCAGCCGTCGATTTAGTGGCTCAGGAGATGTACGATCACGTGGTAACTTGGCAACATCGGCAAGTTGTGAGTGTGCCCATTGAAAAGGCGATCGAACATTACCAAACCGTCAATCCAGAAGGCACGTTGGTGAAAACAGCCAGAGGTCTGGGAATTTGTTTGGGCGATTAGTTCTCCCCGGTTTCAACAAGGGGCCCCTAGCCCCTTGTCCGATCTCGAACCGGATCGAGACATTAGGCCATCACCATGCCACCATCAACGTTAAAGACTTGACCTGTAATATAGGCGGCGGCAGGATCGGCCGCTAAGAAACGCACCATTCCCGCGACTTCCTCGGGTTGACCATAGCGACCCAGGGGAATCAGTTTCAGGATTTCATCTGCTGCTAGATCTTTGGTCATGTCGGTAGCGATAAAACCGGGAGCAACCGCATTAGCGGTTACGCCACGACTGGCGATTTC is drawn from Roseofilum reptotaenium CS-1145 and contains these coding sequences:
- a CDS encoding ATP-dependent 6-phosphofructokinase, which translates into the protein MGKRIGILTSGGDCAGLNAAIRAVVYHAIGTYGYEVFGIHQATLGLLERPPKVKELTRTNIRGLLLTGGTILGTTNKGDPFAYPMPDGTLLDRSQEMIEGYHQLGLDALLVIGGDGSLAILRKLAQQGNMNIIGIPKTIDNDIGITERSIGFQTAVNIATEALDRLQFTAASHSRVLILEVMGRDAGHIAISAGIAGGADVILIPEIPYDIQKVCKHIVNRRELGKSYSLVIVSEAVKSVEGGSMTNVVGLGESRYGGIGQEIAKGITSEIGAETRVTVLGHTQRGGIPAPIDRLVASAFGVAAVDLVAQEMYDHVVTWQHRQVVSVPIEKAIEHYQTVNPEGTLVKTARGLGICLGD